Genomic window (Chloroflexota bacterium):
GTTGGCCACGTTGACCAGGTGATCCAGCGCGTCCTCGTCGATGTGGACCTTCAGCTTGCCATAGCCACGCTCGGGATCCGCCAGCGCCCGCCGGGCGATCTCGCGCAGGTCATCCTCGGTCAGCGGCTTAAGCTGGAAGATGCGAGAACGGGAGATCAGCGGCTTGTTGACCTCGAAGTAGGGGTTCTCCGTGGTGGCGCCGATCAGGATGACCGTGCCGTTCTCCACCCAGGGCAGGAGGGCGTCCTGCTGGGCCTTGTTGAAGCGGTGCACCTCGTCCACGAAGAGGATGGTGCGCTGGCCGAACCGGCCGCGGCGCTCCTGCGCCTCCTTGATGGCCGCGCGGATATCCTTGACCCCGGCCAGCACGGCGTTGATGGCGATGAAGTGGGCGCGGGTGGTGTTGGCGATGATGCGGGCCAGCGTAGTCTTGCCGGTGCCCGGCGGCCCGTAGAAGATGATGGAGGAGAGCTGGTCCGCCTGGATGGCGCGGCGCAACAGCCGGCCGGGGCCGATGATATGTTCCTGGCCGACGAACTCGTCCAGCGTGCGCGGCCGCATGCGGGCGGCCAGCGGCGCCTCCTTCTCGGTTAACTCCTCACGTCGCGCGTCGAACAGGCTTACAGACTCGCTCATACACAGGTATTCTAGCACAGATGAGCGAATCGAAAAAGCGATCTTCACCACCGGGTGGCGCCACTGCCACAGCCCCGCCCGGGCCCGGGCCGCCATCGGGGCCGGGCCCGGCAGGACAGGCATCGCGAGCCGTTCCACGGGACTTCCACTCCTCCGGGACATACGACCGATGCGCCATCGCGTTTGGGGTGAAGGATCAGACATGGTATACTGGCCCGCGTCACGCCCGGGCAACTGTGCCCTCGTGAAATCGGCCCGGCAAACAGCATGGAGGAGAAGCACAATGCAGTATCGTCGTCTGGGAAACGCGGGGATGAAGGTCAGCGAGATCTCGTTGGGAGCGTGGTTAACGTTTGGGGAGAAGGTGGATGAGAAGGCCACCGCCGCGTGCATCGGCGCGGCCATCGATCAGGGGATCAACTTCTTCGATCTGGCCGACGCCTACGCCCGCGGCGAGGCGGAGCGCGTGGTGGGCAAGGTCATCAAAGCCTATCGCCGCAGCGATCTGGTGATTTCCAGCAAGCTATACTGGCCCATGAGCGATAATGTGAACGACCGGGGGCTCAGCCGCAAGCACATCATGGAATCCATCGAGGGCACGCTGCGCCGCCTGGGCACGGACTATATCGACATCTATTTCTGCCATCGGTTCGACCCGGAGACCCCCCTGGAGGAGACGATCCGCGCCATGGATGATCTGGTGCGCCAGGGCAAGGTGCTCTACTGGGGGACCAGCACGTGGACGGCCGCCCAGATCGAGAAGGCGGTGGGGATCGCCAACACGTTGAACCTCTACCGGCCACAGGTCGAGCAGCCCCGCTACAACATGCTCGATCGTCACATCGAGGCGGAGATCATGCCGGTGTGCGCCAGCCATGGGATCGGGCTGACGGTGTATAGCCCGCTGGCCCAGGGCATCCTGACGGGCAAGTACAACGACGGCATCCCCGAGGGCAGCCGGGCGGCCGAGCGCGAGTGGCTTCGCCAGTCCATCGAGGAGAACATCGACAAGGTGCGGCAGCTCACGGCCATCGCCCAGGAGCTGGGGATCCGCATGAGCCAGCTCGCGCTGGCGTGGATCCTGCGCCGCCCGGAGATCAGCAGCGTGATCACCGGCGCCAGCCGGCCGGAGCAGGTGATCGACAACGCGGCCGCCTCCGACGTCACGCTGAGCGAGGACGTGCTCGCCCGGATCGAGGAGATCCTGGGGAACGAAGCGCAATCGGGATGAGTCGCGTGAGGGCTGCCATCCTCACGGAAACAGGAGAGGGCCATGGAGATCCAGATCTTTCCCACGAAAGAGGAGATGGGACAGGCCGCCGCGAAGAAGGCGGCGGAATGCCTGAACGAGGCCATCGCCCGCAAGGGACATGCCGTATTCGTGGCCGCCACGGGCGCCTCGCAATTCGAGTTCCTGGACGCGCTGACGTCCATCCCGGACATCGACTGGTCCAAGACCACCATGTTCCACCTGGACGAGTACATCGGCCTGCCGGAGACGCACCCGGCCTCCTTCCGCCGCTACCTGAAGGAGCGCCTGATCGACCGCGTGCATCCGGGCACGGTATACCTGATCCAGGGGGACGCGCCCGACCCGGAGGCGGAATGCCGGCGATTGAACCAGATCATCGCCGATTATGAGATCGACGTGGCCTTCGTGGGGATCGGGGAGAACGGCCACCTGGCCTTCAACGATCCCCCGGCCGACTTCGAGGTGGAGGATCCTTATATCATCGTGGAGTTGGACGAGGCCTGCCGGCGACAGCAGCTTGGAGAGGGATGGTTCGCCTCCTTCGATGAGGTGCCCCGGCGCGCCATCTCCATGTCCGTCAAACAGATCATGAAGGCCCGGAACATCGTCTGCACGGTGCCCGACCGCCGCAAGGCCCAGGCGGTGCGCGACTGCCTGACCGGCGAGGTGACCCCCTGGCACCCGGCCTCCATCCTGCAACAGCACGAGCGGGCCTACATCTTCCTGGACGCCGAGGCCGCCTCGCTGCTGAAGGGCGAACACGGCGAAGGATAGGACGAAGAAGCGGGACAGGGCCGATGCCTTGTCCCGCTTTTTAACCCTCCCCGCCCGGCGAACCCCATCCGCCGCCACCCGGCGTCTCCACGATCAGCACATCCCCCGCGGCCACCTCCAGCGTGGCCTTCCCGGGCAATATCTCCTCCCGGTCCGCGCCGACCCGCCGCAGCCGATTGCGCCCACGCGCGCCCGGCCGGCCGCCATGCAACCCATAAGGCGCCAGCCGGCGGCGCTCGGTGAGCAGGCTGACCGTCGCCGGGGTCAGGAACTCGATCTCGCGCACCACGCCCTCGCCCCCGGGATGACGTCCGGGGCCGCCGGAGCCCTCTCGGAGCGCGTACCGTCGCACGCGCAGCGGCAACGTGAACTCGATCGCCTCCACCGGCGTGTTCAGCGTATTGGTCATGTGGCTGTGGCGTCCGGAGAGGCCTGGCCCCGACGGCCGCCCGCCGCCTCCCCCGCCCAGGGTCTCGTAGTAGGTGAACGGCCGCCCACGCTCCGGATCGAAGCCGCCCACTGCCAGGTTGTTCATCGTCCCCTGGCTGGCAGCCGGTATGCGGCCGGGCAACGCCTGGGCCAGGGCCCCCAGCACCACATCGACGATCCGCTGGGACGTCTCCACGTTGCCCCCGGCCACCGCCGCGGGCGGCCTCGCGTTCACCAGGCTCCCCTCCGGAGCCAGCACGTGCACCGGCCGGCTGACGCCCGCGTTGGCAGGCACATCCCCCCCGATCAGACAGTGGACCACGTACAGCACCGCGGACCGCGTCACCGCGAGTGGGCAATTGATCGGCCCCACGCGCTGTGCGGCCGTCCCCGTGAAGTCCAGGGTCATCTCCTCGCCCGAGACGGTGATGGCGACGGAGATGGGCACCGGCTCATCCTCGCGGCCGTCGTCGTCCATGTAGTCCGTAAACCGGTACACGCCGTCCGGCACCTGCCCGATGCGCGCCCGCGTCAGCCGCTCGGCGTAATCCAGCAGCGCCTCCGCGTGCGCCTGCACCGCAGCCAGCCCATATCGGTCGATCAACTCCAAAACGCGCCGCTCGCCCACCCGATGAGCGGCGAGCTGCGCATCCAGATCGCCCCGCCGCTCCTCCGGCGTGCGTACATTTCGACAGATCAGCTCGATGAGATCGCGACGCAGCCGCCCGGCCTCGGCCAGGTAGATCGGCGGGATAATGAGCCCCTCCTGGTAGATCTCGCCGGCGGTCCCCATCGAGCCCGGAGCCATCCCGCCCACATCGGCGTGGTGCGCACGGCTGGCGACGAAGTACACGGGCTCCTCGCCGCCCTCGGCATGAAATACCGGTGAGACCAGCGTGATATCGGGCAGGTGGGTCCCCCCAAGGAACGGATCGTTCAGGATGATCATATCACCCGGCCGCCAGCGCTCCACCGCCTCCAGCGCCGCCTGCACGGAGGCGGGCATGGAGCCCAGATGCACCGGGATGTGGGCAGCCTGCGCGATCATCTGGCCCCGATGGTCGAAGAGCGCGCAGGAGTAGTCCCGCCGCTCCTTGATGTTGGGCGAATAGGCCGTGCGCCCCAACGTGACGCCCATCTCCTCGGCCACGGCGGCGAAGAGGTGCCGGAAGATCTCCAGGCTGACGGGATCCGGACGCGGATCAGATCGATGTCTCGCCATGGGACTCGCTCAAGATCAGATTCCCCCAGTCGTCCACCCGGGCGGACCAGCCGGGCGGGATGGGCACCGTGCTGTCGAGCTGGACGACCAGTGCGGGACCCATCAGCCGGGCGCCTCGGGCCAGATCCTCCCGCCGGTAGAGGGGGGTATCGGCCCACCCCGCCTCCCAACGCACCGGGCGGACGGCGATCGCCTGCGGGGTGAGGGTCCCGCCCGACCAACGCAGATCGGGAGGAGAAGCGGGCAGGCGAAGGCGGACGCGCAACGTGATCGCCTCCACCGGCCGGTCCGGGTGCGCATGCTGGAAGCGCGCCTGATGGGCGGCATGGAACCGTTCCACTGCCGCCGTCCAGGGCTCCTCCCCCGGGACGTAAGGCACCGTCAGCTCATACGACTGCCCAACGTAACGCAGATCCAGCGCCCGCTCGACCTGCACGCCCGCGGAGGTCAGGCCCTCCCCGCGCCATGCCCTCCAAACCTCATTCTCCAGCTCCTGATAAGCGGCCAGCAGCCGCTCATCGGTCACCCATCCCGGCTCCCACATCACCGTGCGAGAGTGATCCTTCACGACATCGGCCAGGAGCAATCCCAAAGCCGAGGTCAGCCCAGGATATCGGGGGATCAGCACGTACGGGATGCCCAACGCCGCGGCCAGAGCGGGCGCGTGCAGTGGCCCCGCGCCGCCGAAGGCCACCAGCGTGAACCGGCGGGGGTCGAACCCTCGCTCAACGGAGATCACGCGGATCGCCCGCTCCATGGTGGCATCCGCCACCCGCACGACGCCCAGGGCCGCCTGTTCAACGTCGACGCCCATCTCCCGGGCGAGCTCCCCCATGGCGGATCGCGCCCGGTCCACATCCAGCCGCATGCGGCCGCCCAGGAAGTGATCCGGCTGCACCCGTCCCAACAGCAGATTGGCGTCCGTCACGGTCGGGGCCTGTCCCCGGCCGTAGCACGCCGGCCCCGGGTCCGCCCCCGCCGACTCAGGGCCAACACGCAGCGCGCCTCCCACATCCACCCGGGCGATGGAGCCGCCCCCCGCGCCCACGGTGTGGATGTCGATCACGGGAACGCCCACCGGCCAGCCGGCGATGCGGTACTCGGTCGTGTACTGCAAATGCCCCGGGCATAGCGACACGTCCGCCGAGGTCCCCCCCATGTCCAACGTGATGATGTGATCGAACCCGGCCCGCTGGGCCAGGGCGAAGGCGCCCGCCACACCGCCCGCCGGGCCGGAGAGGATGGTGCGCACCGGCTGGCGGGCGGCCAGACCGGCGCTGATGCTCCCCCCGGAGGACTGCATGATGCGGAGATCGCCCGCCAGGGCGCCGGACAGCCGGTTCAGATAGCGGGCCATGAGCGGCATCACATAGGCGTTGAGCACGGTCGTGCTGGCCCGCTCGAACTCACGGAACTCCGGCAACACCTCGCTGGAGAGGGACAGCGGCCAGCGATCCCCCAGGCGTCGGGCGATCCGCCGCTCGTGTTCGGGGGCCAGGAAGGAGAAGAGCAGACATACGGCCACCGACTCCACGCCGGCGTCCGTCAGGCGCTGCGCGAGACGGTCGATCTCGTCCGGATCAAGGGGTTGCAAGATGCGGCCGCGGGCGTCTACCCGCTCATGGATCTCGAAGGACAACTCAGAGGGGACCAGGGGAGATGGGGGCAGTGCGTCCCAGTCGTACAGGGCGGGACGGTCCTGCCGACCGATGGCCAGCAGGTCTCGGAATCCGGCCGTCACCAGCAACGCCGTCCGGGCCCCCTTCCCCTCCAGCACGGCGTTGGTGGCCACCGTGGAGCCGTGTACCACCGGGATATCCGCGGGCAGTCCCATCTCGGAGAGGCCGTCCAGCAACGCCCTGGCGGGGTCGGATGGGGTGCTAGGGCGCTTATACACCCGCAAACGGCCGTCCCGCAGCGCCACGAAGTCGGTAAATGTGCCTCCGATATCCACACCCAAGGTCATGCGGCGATGATACATGAAACGGAGGGGACACGCAAAGATGAGAGGACCCACGAAAAGAAAAAGGCCACCTGCTCACAGGTGGCCTCTCGAATGGACCCCGAACCCGCGCCGGGATCACTCCTCCTTTGGCAACAACACGACGCCCAACGCGCCCGGCCCAGCATGGACGGCGAACGCAGGGCCCGCCTCCTCCACCAGGATATTCTCTCGCATGATATGAAACTCACGGGCCAGACGCCGGGCGGCCTCCTCCACGAGCTCAGGCAGCCGGGTATGCGCCACGGCGATCTGCTCGATTGATCCCCAGCCAGCGGCCTCCTTCTCAATGCGACGCAACGCCCCCTTGAGCGAGCGCGCTGCCCCCACCAGCTTCAGCTCCCCCTCGACGATGCCGATGACCGGCTTGATGCTCAGGGCGCGACACATGCGATCCAACGCCGGCATCAAACGATTCAGGCGCCCGCCGCGCCGCACGTATTCCAACGTGTTCAACACCAGGCGCACCCGCAGGCGGGAACGGACGTCCTCCACCAACTGGATGATCTCGTCGGCCGTGCGTCCGGCCTGCGCGGCGATGGCCGCGGCCAGCACCTGAACGCCCATACCCAGGGAGATCGACCAGCTGTCGACCACGCGCACGCGGCCGGCGAACTCCTGCGCGGCCGCCCAGGCCGTGTTGAACGTGCTGCTATGCTTGCCGGTCAACGTGATGCACACCACATCGTGGCCGGCATCGACCAGCCGCTCGAACACCTGATGGAAAAGCCCGGGAGGCGGCCCGGACGTGGACGCCCGCTCATTGGGCAGGCGCTGCCAGAGGAGCTCCGGATCGAACTGCCCATGATAGTATGTGTCGTCCCCGATCTGCACGATCAGGGGCACGATGGAAATATCATAACGTGCCAACAACTGCTCCGGCAGGTCACAGCCGGAGTCAGCGACGATCTTCACCGACCCCATCAACGGCCTCCCCAAGGAACGGACACTTGCCGGCCGAGCATCCAAACGGTTACACGGCTTAACCTATCCACCTGACACCATTATACCATCTCCCCACTCCGAGGAGAAGAGGGAAATGCCTCACAGGCAGGGTTTTTTCAAAGTCAGTGATGGAAATCGGGAAGGTAGGAACACCCCGCGTGTCGCCCGACGCAAGACATTCCCCTGATCATCGATCGAGGAAAAACGGCCCTCATCCCCCAACCCCCCTTCTCCCGGGCCCGGGAGAAGGGGGCTCAACGGTGGGTGGTGGGGCACATCTGGCCACGTCGTGTGCTGGGGGAAACCGAGAAGATGCGTATACAGACACGACACCTTGCCCCGTCCCTGCAGGCGCCATGTATGCCAATATGGACGTTGGACTTTGAAAAGGCCCTATGCCTCACAGGCTCTTCACTATCGCGGTTCACGGGTCATTTAGCCCCAACGTACCACCGCTTTACGCCACCCGCGGCCGATGAAAAAGGCTCAAGTAGGTTATAATAATAGTAGGCGCAGTAGGTGGACGCCGTCCTCGCCCGTCCCCAATTCGCACACGCTTTTGAGGACGGGCTTTCCTGTCTCGCGGCGCCCACCCAGGAAACGGAGGAAACGATCCATGAGTGCTCGCCTGTTCTACATGATCAGCGGCACGGTCCTCATCATCATCCCAATATCTACACTTTCGCTGCTGGAGGCCACCGTGGGCAAAGCCCTGCTGATCGCGGTTGCGGCGGGGATCTTGCGCACACAGTCGATCCTGGACGTCCCACGATACGCGTTCGCCGGGAGCGTCGTCATCGAGTTGTTCGGGCTTTGCGTCGGCATACTGCTTTTGAGCCGCGCTATTCTGCATCGCTGACGGCCGCCCCGATATCCGGAAGGTACTCGGGCATCGGCGCCAGATCCCACTCGTAACGGGGCAACAGCCGATATCCCCCCGCATCCCCCTCCCGCACCACGTACTGACTGACGATCCCAATCGCCGACCACCATTGGCCTCGCTCCACCCACGGGCGTTTCCATCCCAGGCTCTCGCGCACGTAGATCCGCACCTGGCCTCGTCCGTCATCCAACCGCAGCTCGCGAGGGCCGAACCCGACCACCCGCCCGACCACCATCGCCAACATGCCCTCGTACGCCTCCCCCAACCTATCCCCGCGCAGCAACACAGGGGCCAAAGGCGGCCCGCCTCCTATCCGGCGAAGGCCACCCGGGGGACGGATCTTCAACTCCCGCTCGCCGTGGAAATCGGCCAGCCGCCCGCATGCCTCCACCCAATCCCCCTCCCGCAGATCAGGCCATTCGCCGCGGCCCATGTACACCTGAATGCCGCCGCTGGGATCCTGCACATAGATGCTCCGGCCGAACACGCGGGGCGGAGCGGTCACCTGCCCGCGCACACACGCCAAATCGCCATCCGCTCGCATGCGCGCCCGGGCGATGGAGACGACCTGCACCGGCCGCGGCGTGGGCGTCGGCGTGGGCGGGGACGGCGTCGGCGACGCCACGGTCGCGGCCGATCGGGTCCCCTCATCGTGATGCGGCACCGCGCGCGGCGGATTCGGCCGGCCGGGGGACGGGAGCAACCCCTCCACCCACTCCCCACTGCCATCCGGCTGACGCCCGAAGGAGCGATCATACCCCGGGCTACGGTCCCACACGTAGCGATCCACCTCCCGGCCATCTGGCAACAGCAGACGCGCCTGATCGCCGCCGTTATTCAGCGCCACACCGGAGTCCCGGCGGAACACCACCAGGTACGCGCCCGGCTCCAGGATCGTCCCCTCCGGAAACGTGTAGGGTGCACTCCCCGTCTCCGGGATGTCATCCAACATCCAGCCGGCCAGATCGACTGACATCTCCCCCACGTTGACTATCTCCACCCACTCGTCCTCCGCCGTGACCTCCCCATCTCCATCCCAATCTCGCTCGCGCGGCGCGGGCAAGATCTCGTTCAGGAACACGATCCTGGGGGCCGGCGTGGGCGAGGGCGTCGGCGTGGGCGGCTGGTTCGGCCCCCCGGGCGAGGGTGGGTACACATCGGTCCATTCGCCTGTGCCATCCACCGCCCGGGCGAAGACAGCATCCGGCCGGACCTTGAAGTAAACGAAGCGATCACGCAGGGAGCCATCCGGCGCCAACAGCCGCACCTCGTCGGCATCGTTGTTCAGCGCCACGCCCGTCTGCCGCCGGAAGAACAGGATGTACCCGCCCGGCGCCAGCCAGGTCTCCGACGGGATCACGTAGAGTGGGCTGCCCCGATCCGGCGCATCATCCAGCATCCAGCCGCCCAGATCGATGGGCACCGCTCCCATGTTGTATAGCTCGATCCACTCATCCTCGGCCGTGACTGCGCCATCCCCGTCCCAGTCCACCGAGCGCGGCGCCGCCAGGATCTCGTTGAGGCGGATCACATCCGGCATGGGCGTCGATGTCGCCGTCG
Coding sequences:
- a CDS encoding aldo/keto reductase is translated as MQYRRLGNAGMKVSEISLGAWLTFGEKVDEKATAACIGAAIDQGINFFDLADAYARGEAERVVGKVIKAYRRSDLVISSKLYWPMSDNVNDRGLSRKHIMESIEGTLRRLGTDYIDIYFCHRFDPETPLEETIRAMDDLVRQGKVLYWGTSTWTAAQIEKAVGIANTLNLYRPQVEQPRYNMLDRHIEAEIMPVCASHGIGLTVYSPLAQGILTGKYNDGIPEGSRAAEREWLRQSIEENIDKVRQLTAIAQELGIRMSQLALAWILRRPEISSVITGASRPEQVIDNAAASDVTLSEDVLARIEEILGNEAQSG
- a CDS encoding glucosamine-6-phosphate deaminase, translating into MEIQIFPTKEEMGQAAAKKAAECLNEAIARKGHAVFVAATGASQFEFLDALTSIPDIDWSKTTMFHLDEYIGLPETHPASFRRYLKERLIDRVHPGTVYLIQGDAPDPEAECRRLNQIIADYEIDVAFVGIGENGHLAFNDPPADFEVEDPYIIVELDEACRRQQLGEGWFASFDEVPRRAISMSVKQIMKARNIVCTVPDRRKAQAVRDCLTGEVTPWHPASILQQHERAYIFLDAEAASLLKGEHGEG
- a CDS encoding hydantoinase B/oxoprolinase family protein — protein: MARHRSDPRPDPVSLEIFRHLFAAVAEEMGVTLGRTAYSPNIKERRDYSCALFDHRGQMIAQAAHIPVHLGSMPASVQAALEAVERWRPGDMIILNDPFLGGTHLPDITLVSPVFHAEGGEEPVYFVASRAHHADVGGMAPGSMGTAGEIYQEGLIIPPIYLAEAGRLRRDLIELICRNVRTPEERRGDLDAQLAAHRVGERRVLELIDRYGLAAVQAHAEALLDYAERLTRARIGQVPDGVYRFTDYMDDDGREDEPVPISVAITVSGEEMTLDFTGTAAQRVGPINCPLAVTRSAVLYVVHCLIGGDVPANAGVSRPVHVLAPEGSLVNARPPAAVAGGNVETSQRIVDVVLGALAQALPGRIPAASQGTMNNLAVGGFDPERGRPFTYYETLGGGGGGRPSGPGLSGRHSHMTNTLNTPVEAIEFTLPLRVRRYALREGSGGPGRHPGGEGVVREIEFLTPATVSLLTERRRLAPYGLHGGRPGARGRNRLRRVGADREEILPGKATLEVAAGDVLIVETPGGGGWGSPGGEG
- a CDS encoding hydantoinase/oxoprolinase family protein produces the protein MYHRRMTLGVDIGGTFTDFVALRDGRLRVYKRPSTPSDPARALLDGLSEMGLPADIPVVHGSTVATNAVLEGKGARTALLVTAGFRDLLAIGRQDRPALYDWDALPPSPLVPSELSFEIHERVDARGRILQPLDPDEIDRLAQRLTDAGVESVAVCLLFSFLAPEHERRIARRLGDRWPLSLSSEVLPEFREFERASTTVLNAYVMPLMARYLNRLSGALAGDLRIMQSSGGSISAGLAARQPVRTILSGPAGGVAGAFALAQRAGFDHIITLDMGGTSADVSLCPGHLQYTTEYRIAGWPVGVPVIDIHTVGAGGGSIARVDVGGALRVGPESAGADPGPACYGRGQAPTVTDANLLLGRVQPDHFLGGRMRLDVDRARSAMGELAREMGVDVEQAALGVVRVADATMERAIRVISVERGFDPRRFTLVAFGGAGPLHAPALAAALGIPYVLIPRYPGLTSALGLLLADVVKDHSRTVMWEPGWVTDERLLAAYQELENEVWRAWRGEGLTSAGVQVERALDLRYVGQSYELTVPYVPGEEPWTAAVERFHAAHQARFQHAHPDRPVEAITLRVRLRLPASPPDLRWSGGTLTPQAIAVRPVRWEAGWADTPLYRREDLARGARLMGPALVVQLDSTVPIPPGWSARVDDWGNLILSESHGETSI
- a CDS encoding DegV family protein; protein product: MGSVKIVADSGCDLPEQLLARYDISIVPLIVQIGDDTYYHGQFDPELLWQRLPNERASTSGPPPGLFHQVFERLVDAGHDVVCITLTGKHSSTFNTAWAAAQEFAGRVRVVDSWSISLGMGVQVLAAAIAAQAGRTADEIIQLVEDVRSRLRVRLVLNTLEYVRRGGRLNRLMPALDRMCRALSIKPVIGIVEGELKLVGAARSLKGALRRIEKEAAGWGSIEQIAVAHTRLPELVEEAARRLAREFHIMRENILVEEAGPAFAVHAGPGALGVVLLPKEE